A stretch of Ipomoea triloba cultivar NCNSP0323 chromosome 13, ASM357664v1 DNA encodes these proteins:
- the LOC116002235 gene encoding proteasome subunit beta type-2-B, translated as MECVFGMVGNGFALVVADTSAVHSILVHKSNEDKIMILDSHKLMGASGEAGDRVQFTEYIQKNVALYQFRNGIPLTTAAAANFTRGELATALRKNPYSVNILLAGYDKQTGPSLYYIDYIASLHKVDKGAFGYGSYFSLAMMDRHYRKDMSLEEAIDLADKCIMEIRSRLVIAPPNFVIKIVDQNGAREYAWRESISDAPAPPPATA; from the exons ATGGAGTGCGTATTCGGTATGGTCGGAAACGGCTTTGCGCTGGTGGTCGCCGACACCTCCGCCGTGCACAGCATCCTCGTCCACAAATCCAACGAGGACAAGATCATGATCCTCGATTCCCACAAGCTCATGGGCGCTAGCGGCGAAGCCGGCGACAG AGTTCAATTTACGGAATACATTCAGAAGAATGTAGCGCTGTATCAGTTCCGCAACGGCATTCCTTTGACGACCGCCGCTGCCGCGAATTTCACCAGAGGCGAGCTTGCCACTGCCTTGCGAAAG AATCCATACTCTGTGAACATCCTCCTGGCTGGCTATGATAAGCAGACAGGCCCTTCTCTATACTACATCGACTATATTGCTTCTCTTCACAAAGTTGACAAGGGTGCATTTGGTTACGGCTCCTATTTCTCACTTGCAATGATGGATAGGCACTACAGGAAAGACATGTCATTGGAGGAGGCCATTGACTTGGCAGATAAGTGCATAATGGAGATTCGATCTAGGTTGGTCATAGCTCCACCGAACTTTGTGATTAAAATTGTGGACCAGAATGGAGCTAGAGAGTATGCTTGGCGCGAATCAATCAGCGATGCCCCTGCTCCTCCACCCGCGACTGCATAG
- the LOC116002224 gene encoding type IV inositol polyphosphate 5-phosphatase 6-like, with the protein MRDDNSKKSKLSWSKKLVRKWFNIKGKAEEFQADDEVVYGGCDEWRNSFSEREPWTFKKSRTEKSSRSMERPRQRRADLDHPQIINVHNYSVFVATWNVGGKSPSSNLNLDDWLHSAPPADIYVLGFQEIVPLNAGNILGAEDNGPAKKWISLIQKTLNNGPGTSGGSGYYTPSPVPDPIAEWNADFEGSGKQKASSFLPRRSFQTPQCWRMENDPSIPQPRLDRRYSVCDRAIFGHRSSDFDPNMRWGQRPSDCSSSHRPSDYSSGHRPSDFAPAHRPSDYSSAHRPSDYSSAHRPSDYSWGHRPSDYSSSHRPSDYSWGQRPSDFSRWGSSDDDYGPGDSPSTVLFSPSVNGGGYAPMEESYRMPRNTRYCLVASKQMVGIFLTVWVRSELREHVRNMKVSCVGRGLMGYLGNKGSISISMSLHQTSFCFVCTHLTSGQKEGDEIRRNSDVMEILKKTRFPPVNGTGEEKTPETILQHDRVIWLGDLNYRIALSYRSAKALVEMQNWRALLEKDQLRIEQRRGRVFVGWKEGKIYFPPTYKYSRNSDRYAGDDMHPKEKRRTPAWCDRILWYGGGLQQLSYARGESRFSDHRPVSSLFSAEVESVPSRLRKSMSCSSSRIEVEELLPYSHGYTELCFF; encoded by the exons ATGAGAGATGACAATTCCAAGAAAAGCAAG CTCTCCTGGTCAAAGAAACTGGTTAGGAAGTGGTTCAACATCAAGGGCAAAGCTGAAGAGTTTCAGGCTGATGATGAAGTTGTTTATGGAG GTTGTGATGAGTGGAGAAATAGCTTTTCTGAGAGGGAGCCATGGACATTCAAGAAGAGCAGAACTG AAAAATCAAGCCGGAGTATGGAGCGTCCTCGACAGAGGAGAGCTGATCTTGATCACCCTCAGATCATAAACGTGCACAACTATAG TGTCTTTGTAGCTACATGGAATGTGGGTGGAAAATCTCCTTCGAGTAACTTGAATCTCGATGATTGGCTACATTCTGCACCTCCTGCAGATATCTATGTTCTTGG ATTTCAAGAAATAGTTCCACTAAATGCTGGTAATATTTTGGGGGCTGAGGACAACGGCCCTGCGAAAAAGTGGATATCTCTGATCCAGAAGACACTAAACAACGGTCCGGGTACTAGTGGAGGTAGTGGCTACTACACGCCTTCGCCCGTCCCAGATCCAATTGCGGAATGGAATGCCGATTTCGAGGGGTCGGGTAAACAGAAGGCCTCGTCCTTCCTTCCACGAAGATCGTTTCAGACGCCTCAGTGCTGGAGAATGGAAAATGATCCGTCGATCCCCCAGCCTCGCCTGGATCGACGGTATAGTGTTTGTGACCGGGCAATATTTGGTCACAGGTCTAGTGATTTTGACCCTAATATGAGATGGGGGCAAAGGCCAAGTGACTGTTCCTCTAGTCACAGACCGAGTGACTACTCCTCGGGCCATAGGCCGAGTGACTTTGCCCCGGCTCATAGGCCGAGTGACTATTCTTCCGCTCATAGGCCGAGCGATTATTCTTCTGCTCATAGACCGAGTGACTATTCCTGGGGACATAGGCCGAGTGACTATTCCTCTAGCCATAGGCCTAGCGATTATTCCTGGGGTCAGAGACCAAGTGACTTCTCGAGATGGGGCTCATCGGATGATGATTATGGGCCCGGTGATTCTCCTAGCACCGTATTATTCTCACCATCGGTAAACGGAGGAGGGTATGCACCAATGGAAGAGAGCTACCGAATGCCCAGGAATACACGATACTGTTTAGTTGCAAGTAAGCAAATGGTTGGCATTTTCCTCACGGTTTGGGTTCGGAGTGAGCTAAGAGAACATGTTCGAAACATGAAAGTATCATGTGTTGGCAGAGGACTGATGGGCTACCTAGGAAATAAG GGATCAATTTCGATCAGTATGTCATTGCATCAGACAAGCTTTTGCTTTGTGTGCACTCACTTAACCTCGGGCCAGAAAGAAGGGGACGAAATACGGAGGAATTCTGATGTTATGGAGATCCTAAAGAAAACGAGGTTTCCACCAGTAAATGGCACGGGCGAGGAGAAAACCCCAGAAACAATCCTTCAACACGA TCGAGTTATTTGGCTGGGAGATCTCAACTACCGAATTGCACTTTCTTACCGATCTGCCAAAGCACTCGTCGAGATGCAAAATTGGAGAGCCTTGTTAGAGAAAGATCAG CTGAGAATAGAGCAGAGGCGAGGTCGGGTCTTTGTGGGAtggaaagaaggaaaaatatattttccacCAACATATAAATATTCTCGCAATTCTGACAGATATGCTGGGGATGACATGCACCCGAAGGAGAAACGACGAACTCCTGCATG GTGTGACCGAATCTTGTGGTATGGAGGTGGTCTACAGCAATTATCTTACGCTCGTGGTGAATCCAGATTCTCGGATCATAGACCCGTATCTAGTTTATTTTCTGCTGAAGTCGAGTCTGTCCCGAGCCGCCTAAGGAAAAGCATGAGTTGTTCAAGCTCGAGGATTGAGGTCGAGGAGCTGTTGCCATACTCACATGGCTATACAGAACTCTGCTTCTTTTAA
- the LOC116002237 gene encoding protein RDM1, translating to MKRTVPFGEQVDISSDEDDVKPDNDLNKLLTKTFIDDQHLEELFEDDLVRSCRMYQEYMQKLPIPSHHGSVIPFTSWMGLAASLKRVYGQPLHYLTNIQMRQWDQLRIGAAKEGVPLDTIIHPSKAEASIWAIEEIHRRTSSHLYLSKLWQADPRHYAYIDPIVPKLPMPPK from the exons ATGAAGAGGACTGTACCATTTGGAGAGCAAGTAGATATATCTTCAGATGAAGATGATGTTAAACCAGATAATGATCTTAATAAACTGCTCACCAAAACGTTTATTGATGACCAACATCTGGAAGAATTATTTGAAG ACGACTTGGTTAGGAGTTGTAGAATGTACCAAGAATACATGCAGAAGCTACCGATACCTTCTCACCATGGCTCAGTTATTCCGTTTACCTCGTGGATGGGGTTAGCTGCATCCCTTAAGAGGGTATATGGGCAGCCGCTCCATTACCTTACCAACATCCAAATGAGGCAGTGGGATCAATTGAGGATTGGCGCTGCAAAAGAGGGCGTTCCGTTGGATACCATCATCCATCCTAGTAAAGCAGAAGCCAGCATCTGGGCTATCGAAGAAATTCATAGGCGTACCTCCTCTCATCTTTATCTATCGAAACTCTGGCAAGCTGATCCTAGGCATTACGCTTACATTGATCCTATCGTCCCAAAGCTGCCAATGCCACCAAAGTAG
- the LOC116001459 gene encoding aspartyl protease family protein At5g10770-like yields MCSRTGKLSAGRMLKLLLLLQSSANVFLLVIMISCSLEKGNASRGIVDGLEAHHYQTLPLSSMLPPFFCKQTSSKGEGRKTSMKVVHRFGPFSARGGDSPSMREILLRDESRVQSMQAQPRLRSFRLAKNNINSEMGARELETVDLPAVNQSPSGVGNYIVTVGLGTPAQDVELEFDTGSDLTWTQCQPCGEAECYNQRLPIFDPDASTTYSYVPCDSQACADLEASTGYPVDQCDEEEDEDSTECSYTTSYLDGSFSIGELATDKLTLTSTNVVDGFIFGCGEDNDFTYGSDNGGIMGLGTAPLSIVSQTSQQFGNYFSYCLPTPTGSDGHLTFGKNNKNTNNLNYTPFLPSSGYSIEVLAISVNGHQLSISPAVFQNPGTFIDSGTVITRLPTPAYNALRDAFKQHMTMYPEVETDSILDTCYDFTNYPNPTIPEIRFTFGDDVEVELDPRGVMAPLDYDRSAVCLAFANSTDGGIFGNYQQQTFEVVYDVAGGRLGYSDLLELQKGLFSLLSSLEKSYFYSLNCSICNISR; encoded by the exons ATGTGTAGTCGTACTGGAAAACTTAGTGCAGGTAGGATGTTgaaacttcttcttcttcttcaatcatCAGCAAATGTTTTCCTTCTGGTTATCATGATTTCATGCAGTTTGGAGAAGGGGAATGCTTCGAGAGGAATAGTTGACGGCTTAGAAGCTCATCACTACCAAACTCTTCCACTCAGCTCCATGCTTCCACCCTTTTTCTGCAAGCAAACCAGTTCCAAAG GTGAAGGTAGAAAGACATCCATGAAGGTTGTTCACAGGTTCGGTCCTTTCTCAGCTCGGGGCGGAGACTCGCCAAGCATGAGGGAGATTCTACTGCGCGACGAGTCTCGAGTCCAATCAATGCAAGCCCAACCCCGACTCAGATCTTTCAGATTGGCCAAGAACAATATTAATAGCGAGATGGGGGCCCGGGAGTTGGAGACTGTAGATCTCCCGGCCGTGAATCAAAGCCCAAGCGGCGTGGGTAACTACATCGTGACCGTGGGACTAGGGACGCCGGCGCAAGACGTGGAGCTAGAGTTCGACACCGGCAGCGACCTGACGTGGACTCAATGCCAGCCGTGCGGCGAGGCGGAGTGCTACAATCAGAGGCTCCCAATCTTCGACCCGGACGCTTCAACCACCTATTCCTACGTACCATGCGACTCCCAGGCCTGCGCCGACCTGGAGGCCTCCACGGGTTACCCGGTCGACCAATGCGACGAGGAGGAGGACGAGGATTCCACCGAGTGTTCCTACACCACCTCGTACCTCGACGGGTCATTCTCCATAGGTGAGCTGGCCACGGACAAGCTAACCTTAACCTCCACGAATGTGGTCGACGGGTTCATATTTGGGTGCGGCGAAGACAACGACTTCACCTACGGCAGCGACAATGGTGGAATTATGGGTTTAGGAACTGCTCCTCTCTCTATCGTCTcccaaacatctcaacaattCGGCAACTACTTCTCCTATTGCCTCCCAACCCCGACCGGATCCGACGGACATTTAACGTTCGGAAAGAacaataaaaacacaaataatctCAACTACACACCTTTCTTGCCTTCATCCGGCTACTCCATCGAGGTCTTGGCAATAAGTGTTAACGGACACCAGCTGTCGATCTCTCCGGCGGTGTTCCAGAACCCCGGGACCTTCATAGACTCCGGCACCGTCATAACCCGCCTCCCCACGCCAGCCTACAACGCTCTGCGCGATGCTTTCAAGCAGCATATGACAATGTATCCGGAAGTAGAAACAGACTCGATACTGGACACTTGCTATGACTTCACCAATTACCCTAACCCAACCATACCGGAGATAAGGTTCACGTTTGGTGATGATGTGGAGGTTGAATTGGATCCTAGAGGGGTGATGGCGCCTCTAGATTATGACCGCTCAGCAGTCTGTCTGGCGTTTGCGAATTCTACAGATGGTGGGATTTTCGGAAACTATCAACAGCAGACGTTTGAGGTGGTGTATGATGTCGCCGGAGGGCGGCTGGG GTATTCTGATCTCCTTGAGTTGCAGAAGGGATTGTTTTCTCTTTTGTCATCATTGGAAAAATCGTACTTTTACTCCCTCAATTGTTCGATCTGCAAT ATTTCTCGCTAA